TCCCCCTCTCTCGCTGACCTCGTCGCCCGGGACTAGGATTGGCTTCGCGATGTTTGTCCCAACCATTGAATCTTTTAGAATTAAAATCCGGATGCATCGGAAGGCGTCGTTTTATTCGATCGAGGAATTATCAATGTTGCCGTcgaatcattaaagtaaaagaCTTTTCATCCCGCGGGAAATTTAAGGTGTCTTTCCCTCTTAAGTTCTTGCATTAATCTGACACCTGTTCCTTCGAGGTGGATGGAATTTTCAATTAGTCTAGCTTttcttccttaatttttttaacgtTAATTAGATTTGCAAATCTTTTTGGAGTCTTTTAAAATTGGGTAAGATTCAGATTAATATAAGTATCAAGTCCAAACACATCTATAGACGTAAACTAATAAACGGTAGGAAACTCAACTGAATACAAGTTGAAATGATGTTTTACTTTTATGATTATTGAGATGATCTGctaaaatatattaatgtgAAGTTGttgtaatatttataaagacaaAAAGGTGCAAAGGAAATAGCAAAATGACGACCCACTTCCATTAAAAATCACCAACATTAGAGTAAGTCACGATTctatttcaaactttttttaattccatAAATAGACACTCGCTTTCATTGTGTATCTCATTGTtatttcctcccttttttctttattcttttttttttcctttttgctttattcttcttcttttcacctCCGGAAACAATTATAACACTGTGGACAACATCCAAAGCACCACCACCTTACTGCCGTCCCAGTCCTCCGTCCTTCACCGCCTCGCTGCCATCCACGACCACCATCCTTTTATTCCCCTTTGGCACAAAATCAGATTTGAGTATCGTCAAATCTGAAGTCGCAACCTCCCTTGATGGAGGTTGCCACCCGCGACTAAGGTGCGCGGCCTCAAATTTGAGGTCATGCAACTAAGATATGAGGTTGCGcgactcaaatttgaagttgcgTAATCTAGATTTGTGCTCGAGCACTGCCATTAATGGAGGTTGAACGATTGGTCATGACATCCACCGGAGAACCGACGATGAAGATACAGAGGAACCCACTCACACTAGGAACccagaccgatgcttgaagcttcttcttccctccaAGACTTGATGCCATTATCCAGAGTACAAGATTCCAAAAATGTTTCCCATGGGATAAACATAAGCCACAGGAGctaagaagaaaggaaataaaaaaaagatgagtTTTCTTTCGAAAATGTATAATTTGGCTGAAATCTCATCTCATTAATGACAcatggagggagagagtgagaaagaTGTACACGTGGAATTGACAGGTCAGACATTTAACAGAAAAAGTGGTTTTAAATTGATGGAGGATGGATTTGGGTACTAAGtgaaaattgatgaatttttacgagtgaaaaaaaaaagttcatattaGAATTAGGACTTTATCTATATTTTGTGGGTTTTAGGAGAAATTATGTTGGGAATGATAATGAAAAGGTTTTCTAAAATTTAGGCAATAatgtaattatgaaaatatacTAATAGCACCGAAGCACTGATTTCACTTTTATGGAAAGTTGATAGATTAggttgaataaattgaaaatttagatatcacgttgaatatttaggaataatttaAGAATTACATTAAATGAATCTAAAGTTCAAAAATGGCATTGAATTAAAGTTTATGGAGTATTAATGTCAATCTTTTATTACCCCAGATATCACCTCGATAGCCTGACCTGAACAATGATGAGAGCCATGCTAGAAGGAATGGGGCTATGGCCACCGGTTGAACTTCAGCTAAGTCAGCTGGAGACAGAGTCACCAACTGGTTGGCCACGGGATCATGTGTTTCGGAGGCCTCTTCGGAGCAAACCAGTAACAGAAGAATCAAGCTCCTCCTGTTCGACACCTCAACGTGATCAATGATGGTTGAATATCGGCTCAAGATATGTTGGTAGCCGTCATGGACAGGACACTCTCGTGAGAAGGTGTCCGCCACAATGCCATCGGCGGCTAGGCCTGTGGATGCTGCAAGGTACGCAAGGGTGATAGACATCGTGCCTTCTAGAAACATAAAGAAGTTGAAACACTTGTCCTGTAGCACCACCGAAAAAGTACAGAGGAGTGGTTGTGGAAGTCTTGTTTCTCTGTCGACAGGCGGATGGGATGGATTCTCAGCTTCTCCCGAACTGAACCCTCTTGCCTTATCAGGCATGCGACCCACCTTGAATTGTGATTATCAGCAGAAACCCAACACCGAGGAACCGATTTGCTCCACCCTGACAAATCACCCATCTTTTCAGGCGACATTGTCGGGGAAGCTTTGTGGTTTTCGGAATACTTCTCTTTAAGGGTGTCCTTCACTCCTGTACAGTCCGGGTTAAAAACAGGCCCTGTTACGTCATCGTCAATCTTCTATCAGATTGTTGAACAGTGAACTACTTGaaattctcgacctcgatctgATACAACATGTTTCTTGCTTTCAACTGGTTGGCAATCGCTCTTATTAGAACCTATCCTTGACGAGCTTCACAAAAGTAACGTCACGTGTGCTTACAACCACCGATTTAAAGATTCCTAATGAAGAGACGAGCAattagggagggagggaggcaatgagagagagagagagagagagagagagagagagagagagagatcaaagtGCTCGAATTGAAAAAGTAGAGACTTCACGGCTTAAGTACGTTTTTATCTAAATGGAGATGCTGTTACTTTCTGGCCCATTACTGAGCCAGCGTGGGGTCAAAATAAGGGGGCACATGTTGACATTAGGCCCAAAATGTGGGCCCAAATCTAAGAGAAATTAATGGCCTAAATTGGGATATGACAATACACTTAAATTACGTTTGGTCATCCAGATAAAATAAGGTTGGATTATAAATCCTCCAAATATTCTCTAGATTGTAGAAAATCTGATCACATGCTTGGTACAATCCAAGataggataatttttttttaatgaaaatctcGCTTGCCTAGTACAATCTCTTGTCTAGATCTCATTGCTTGAGTTCCCTCACTGATATTTGAAACCCGCTCTTTCTAGCTCCCTTCGGTTTGTCTCCTTCCTTGCCAATTTCACTAGATCCACGGCCATCTCACCCTCTggcctgattttttttttatctagcaCTTTATTCAGGTATATCCGATTTTATCTAATTTAGGGAACGTTGCCAAATATCGAATAAGATATTTTGTTATCCTATCCGAACTACTAGATGTAGCCTTAACTCATAAGACTAACTCAATAGCATGCTTAATAAGTTCATTATGCCATAACAATACGATTGGCTCAAAAAGCACTTTGATGGAATGTCTAACAAGCTCATCGATGATGAGTGTTTAATGGATAGAGTTCAAGGGAAGTTCATGACGTGTGATGCCAATCAATTGACTTGAAATATATCAAGAAGTCGAAGACCAAGTCAAGAATGATTTATCGACCAAGGAATGGTTATACTTAAAGGATTGGGAGCGGTTGCAAATTATTCGTAAAGCATTGCAAGTCAAGAGGCAATTAGtgaattttgttgaagaagattGTGCATAACAAAATTGCATGCATGATGGATAAAGGACGCACCTCTCATTGCACATTCTACAGTCACAAAACATCAACCAAGGCATCAAGAATTGTGAGAAGGGCTTGTCAAATTAAAGGTGAGTAATTCCAAATTCCATATAAGTTTTACCTAGAACTTGAAATCTATTTGTCAGAACATGTTTCTCGTTTTTTAGAACCTGAAACCCACCATGTCATAGGTTTTGAAGTTGGTTTTAGGGTCTACCCACTTTCTATTTATATTATCAATTGAACGATTGCAGTAAATCATCACCTTTAATAATCACTACTTGCCATTACAATTCACTAATCATAACTTTTATTTAAacacacaaaagatataaagtattaacaaagtaaaagtctcaatcataaaaatggaaattcggaCCAGAGGTTTCAGATTATACATTTATCATCGAATATCATAAAATACTGTAGGATCGTAATAAGACATAGactaagaaaaacacaaaaatttattCTAGTTCTAAGTTACAGGTTTTAAGTTCCATTAACCTAGAACTTGGAATCTACCAATTAAAATAGgtttcccaatttttggaatctGGAATCCAGTAAATCTTGGAACCTAGAACTGAATATGTTCTCATTAGTCCAGTTTTCAAATTCCAAGTTCTACCTTgaaaccatactcacccctatgttaaagtttgaagaaaatcatTTGGATTAGATTTCACCAAAGTTTGAATGttcaatttgaattaaattaagttTCCTAATTTCAGTATTGTACTTGTCTTTGATTATAAAAACTTTAAAGTAGTGTCTGCCTTTTACTTTTCCTATGCACTTAATCGATTTCTTTTAAAAAGCTTATATCCAATCTTAGTCATCGAGCAAACATGCTATCCAAAATTGTAAGCCATCTCTGATTTAGTAAAGTCTTTTTGTCCACGAATTATatttataattcaaattttacGAAGTCCTTGAAATTTCAAGGCACATTATAATCCACTTGCTTTTGatttaaagccaaatttgaTGCTTTAACAACTTGACAAAAATACACGTGACACGTACATAGAGATTTTTTTTAGGACTCTAGTATACTTTTCCACCTtccctttttaaattttgaatgttCAAATTTATAATTCTGGGGCTTTCTTTGATGTCATCCGGTGGTAGGGTTGGAAATATAATGGGGAGTCAAAGTCTTAAAAAGGAGGTCAAATATACAACGCATCTCAGTATTTTTAGGTGTGTAGTGGGGTCGATTGAACCCGGGTCAAATAAGGACGCTCCCCCACTAATCTTGGATGGGACCACATTGCATGGTCACCCCAAGTTTTAAGAATAGAGCTGTTTACCATCACACGAAAGCCAAACCTCAAAGACGAAAGACGCCCACCACCCAAAAACTTCCCCAATTCATCTAAAAACGCAGCCCCAATTTTTTTGACAAGGATCTAGTACATGCTTGTCTTTCGTTGGTCGCGACAAGAGCAcgttctcccttttcttttgtccttttcggTAGCTGTCCCAATTCGAACCTCGCTTGCTTCAGACTCAAAACTTTGCTTCTCAGCTCAACCCCAATTCAAcaagcaaagagaaaaggaaaagacacaGAGAGGTTGGGTAGAGAGCCCGCCCACTACTTTTGTGCCCACTTTCAAAGTGTGATCTTGTGCTATCGCGCgctcccttttttcttcttttaaacgTTTGACCAATCATATGCATAAATAAGATAATTGGCTAATTATGTGGTTCATGAGATGTTAAGAGTCCGTTTGCTTGAAAGAACATTGTTCCGGACAATTGTTGTCCAACTTCTCTGTGTTTGGATGAAGGGAAACTAAAcgatttacaaaaattgtttttcattaACTGAAAACGATAAATTTAGATTGGAGAAAAACGACTTTCCTTTCTAGTAAAAAAGGAATTACTTTCCATAAACTactaaataaatgaaatctaAGAAACAtggtttttttggaaattattttcttttaccatGAACGTTTTCAATGAAAGGAACGTCTCCTAAATTGCTATAGTTAATCCACGTGGAGGGTCCAAGGAGTAACGAGATGTGTATAGTTTGCATTCTAAATTAAAAAGATTGCAGTCGTTCCATGAACCCGAGATGCAAAGGCTTTCTATCGATCATGCGTGCCCCTTTAATGTTTTATGGTGGGTTCGCTTTTATTTTGCgcacttccttttttttcccctcccttTGATAAAAGAATTCTGTGTACTTATACTGGTGCCACCTCCTTTTGACCAGCAGAATCAGCATCTGAGAACAGACAATTTACGGACAACAACCAGCGCGTGTGGGAGACTGTTGGCCGCTAAACATTCATGACAAGGCAGCCCCCAAAACATTAGCCGGCCACTCATTAAgcatttcaaataaggaaacgtTTGATTTTCAAAGTATCGCTGAGGAAAGATCGTCTGGTACTTGATTGCTTTACAAGGGCGCTTTTCGACGACACTCTATTTCGATAAACAGGACAAATCCGATGTACATCGGACCTGTAATCAGGCAAGAAAATACGGAAGATAATTTAAAGTAGGGTTTCGTCTGATGAGTTGCCCTGGATGATTTATCTTTGGATTCTGGAGAGCATATTTTGTGCGACACAAGCTTCCAATATTCTTCGACTTCCCCTAGTGCTAGCCACGAAGAATACAATGCTTTCCGGAAGAGAATATACGGCGGGCAATCAATCAAGCAGCAAAACATTTGGTACTGGAGTGTTCTCAAACTTTTCTAATTAACTTTAATTACAATCCCATGTCTAGACGAACTTAAGCAATCCTGCACACACATTTCTGTCGTCTTCTCTccgtctctttctctctctctctctcgatacCTATGCTTGACCCGGAGGTTGTTTTGAGTTCCCAGATCTCCTGAAACCAAAGGAAAAACACATAAATTTAAAGCCAcgcattatttttttataagtgataaaAAGCAATGAATGTGCTTTGGTTCTCTTGGTTGTTCtctctagggttttttttttttttttttcaattacccTTTATGTTGTGAATAAAAGTGCCAGCTTCCAATATATTAGACCACGATTTTCAATGGCATGTTTGAAGATGCTGCATGTGTGTTCTAAAGGGACGGGAAagtgaagaccaaaagaaacaattaaaGCTTCAAAAGGTTGCATGTACTCTGGACATATCTATATTTACGTAAAGCTTTAGATAAGCATTGAAATTGAATAAAGCAAGAGAACATCTTCCCTTTTGATGGCAGGCACATATTAGATTTAGCTCCTTTGTTAGAGCATTAAGTAAATAGCTGACacaatagtttcttttttctatgcAATGAGAGGGAAGGGTACTTATTCTGTAGGCACTTGACGAAAATGCACCCAATATAACAGACTGTCAAATCGTGTGAGACGTGAAAATTCATGATTGAGTATACGGGTTCTCACTATGAGTGGACACGTATATAATGTCTTACATGCAAGTGTTTTCATCTATCTCTTAgagaaatcaaaagatgaaaGATTATAGAATTGGGATATATTTAAATTGTTGAATTAAGCAGACCTTTTGTTTTGTTAGTTACCGTTGATCgtattttcaaggaaaagacattcaaagtataaaatttcatcaaaggGACATGATTGTGAGATATTATGTCCTTATTTggtttatgaaataaattttgaCATTGGCATATGCTGTAATGAAATGAATAGAATGGGAATACTTTATATATAAAGggaaaagttgatttttttttataactggACATCCATATGAATCACTCTGAAGATGATAATATAGTTATTCTTAGCTGTCTAAAACTTTCGCAAAAGCAACTGTTTCATAGGGGAGAAAACTTTAGCAAAAGAGAAATTCACTATGCATGGAGCAAGAAGCACTGACACAAACCTTCGGGCTATAACTCTATATTAAAAACATAAGAGAATCACGTTAGCTCTTTTCTAAAGCCCACAGCAAACCTCGAGCCTATTAAATACCGCTGGCTCAAAATCACTAATCATGTCAAATTTTATGAACATTGCGTAGAAATGCACTCATCACATCACAAACACGGCTTCAAGTTTTCATGAATCCAATAAAATATATCTCCTGTCCTTTctgtaaaagagagaaaaaacttCATGTACCGTACCTGTTATGAATAGGATCAGATCCATTAGGTACTCTCCTCTTGCTCATGTAGTAGAGATCTGACCGCGGACGGAAAACAAGCTTCTTCTCTCTATCAATCAACTCAGAGTTCCTCGCCTTCCCCTTCGACCACTCCTTCAAGGGCGGGGTTGGTGGTGCTCCTCTACCGCCAGCTGCTTCCGCCATCGCAAACACCAAAAACCAAACGAGACTCAGAGCTGCTAGTGCTCTGAGTAGGAACTTTGCGGATAGAGGACAATTCTTACCCATGGGATATGCTCCTTATATAGTCCTCTATACACAGgtttccactctctctcttttttttttttttttttttcccttttcctacAAAGAAAAATGCTTAGATTTCTAGGATGACTAAGACGAACGACGAAATATGGCAGAACTCAACACCATCATTGCACAATGATTGCCAtgcatgaaagagaaaagaagacagagagtgagagagagagagagagagagagagagagagagaggagtgccCGGGGGTGGGGGGTTTGGGGAGTGGGCTAAGGCAAGAATTCTATTTTTTGGGTGATGGAAGTCTTCCCTAATTTACTTCGTGGGCTACGGATGGTTTGTTTTCTTTATAGGTTGAAGCGATTCTATTGCGCTTtctcgaagagagagagagagagagtgggcaGGCTTAGCTGGCTTCTTTGGTGACATGAAAAGGGACCTAAGTTTGCTTTATACTGGTGAATTTTAATACGACACTGCTTTTAAGCTTCCATTTGAGTTTTTTCATGCACATGCACCCACAATGCCCGAAGAGCCTTGGTGCCTCTCCCTCCCCATCCCATTCTACGTTACGAATAAAAGCAAAGATATTTGGAACGACAATTGGCTCCTCTCGTATCTCCTGCGCTCACGTGGCAATCTGTTTTTAAAAGGATTCACATACAATTACCTATGACAGAGCACCGAGGGGTACACGTGACtatgtgagttgtgttagaggATTCCGATATTGAAAATTTAGAgtgcatttggttcaattttctCAAGGGGCATTCAATCAATGCCGGGGTGTTAGACAAATTTTACGTAGGGACTTTCAGCTAAATGCCAGCCCTGGGAAAACTGAAAATCCAATACTAGTAGGGACTAACATTGAGCCTTCAGTATTTAACCAAATggtaaaaattagatttttttctttcaaaactacTCTCACCAATTTGTTAGTTTTTTGATTTCGCCCATTTGTAcaactattaattttttttgagcGACGGCAACTGGTGaagccaaatttggctagaGAAGGGTTGGTGAGGGTCACTCGACCCGGTGACCCCTGCCAAAGGTTGCACAACCTTGGGCGACCATTGCCTGGGTCTCACGACCTTAGGTGGCCTCAGCTAGGTCTTGCATGATCCTGACAACCTAGGCGGTGGTCGCTTGGGTTGCATGCCGCCTAGGTTGTGCCACACTCCTCAGGCGACCTCAACTAATGGCCACTGGCATCAGACTTGGCTTGTCGGTGGCCATAGCTCTTCGTTAGCTCCGATGAAAggtttaggtttttattttttaataaaaaaaatataaaaacaattgCCAAAACTCAttgcaaacttttttttttgcaaattgcaAAAGGTTTTTTCATTTGCATTCCCTCGAAGGATTTTGACTTTCAGAATTTACATTACACCCAAAGTTCATTTGCAAACCTGAACCAAATGCACTTTTAGTATGTACGAAGCAGTTTGGATACCTTAATTAGTCCATACCACgttagtttaagtttttaatgaAGTAGTATCTAACTAGATATGTTCTTAGGTTAGGACTTACGATCTCTCTCACAAATCTTCTCAAGTGCAGGTATTGGAATTCTGCTGCAACTTTCGAGCCCAAACAAGCGGTATCCAAACCTTGATCAGTGGCGCTCCAATGTGGATCGATATTTGACTTAAATATCTCAAAAACGATATATATGACCAACATagattttggtgaaaattttcATCTCGATGTGTTTGGCAAAAAGAGACTATGGGTGAAGGCAGGTATCGAGGTAGAGCAATTTTATTCCATGTACAACAATGATGTTTGTTCGGAAGCTATCCCGTAACAAAGGtggagatgcaagtgtgagatTGTTTGAGGTATACATGTAAATTCTGCGTCGGAGAACTCTCACATAAGAAATTTAGTGTTATGTGAAATAGTCATTTTatcttaaatatttaaaaatcatcGACTTATACttagtgaaaatgaaaatagacATATTATTGATGGGATCAAATTTAGACTCTTTTCTAAAGATCTCCTCTAAAGGGTATAGGACTTCTGCTACGAGTCCTAACATAGGGATTGCACTATTTGGTTTCTATTTCAATCCCAAACGCCTTTCTTCATCAAATATGTAAGCTGATATTGGTTTTACCAGTTAGGTCAAATTGGGTTAGTACAACCCTAATATGACCCGAACTACCCAA
The nucleotide sequence above comes from Eucalyptus grandis isolate ANBG69807.140 chromosome 2, ASM1654582v1, whole genome shotgun sequence. Encoded proteins:
- the LOC104432942 gene encoding CLAVATA3/ESR (CLE)-related protein 25 produces the protein MGKNCPLSAKFLLRALAALSLVWFLVFAMAEAAGGRGAPPTPPLKEWSKGKARNSELIDREKKLVFRPRSDLYYMSKRRVPNGSDPIHNRRSGNSKQPPGQA